The Macaca nemestrina isolate mMacNem1 chromosome 17, mMacNem.hap1, whole genome shotgun sequence genome contains the following window.
agacgggcggatcacgaggtcaggagatcgagaccatcctggctgacactgtgaaaccccgtctctactaaaaactacaaaaaactagcccggcgaggtggcggcgcctgtagtcccagctactcgggaggctgaggcaggagaatggcgtgaacccgggaggcggagcttgcagtgagctgagatccggccactgcactccagcctgggtggcagagcgagactccgtctcaaaaaaaaaaaaaaaaaaaaaaaaaaaaaagaacacctctttcccttctttccattCCTGCCCGTGAGAGAGCTGGCCCTTCCTGCCCAGGGAATGGCCGTGGGGCCAGGGcagcccttcccttccctcctccccaggcccagAGCTCAGGAGCCGTCTGTGTGGTCCGCTCCTTCTCAGGTGAATGGCGTCCTGCCCATCCTCCCCCTGCTCTTTCCAGTCCTCTGGGTTCTGGCAACCGCTTGTGGAGAGGCCCGTGTCCTGGCCCAGATGAGcaaggcctcacccagctccctgGTAGGTTTTTCCAAGGCGTCTGGGGGAAGTGACAGGAACAAAAAGAGGGAGTTGGCTGTGCCAGAGGACAGGGGCAGAAGTCCAGCCCCACTTTGGGCTCGGTGTGTTGGTCAGCCTGGGCAGCTCTCCAGGCCTCGGGCCCTCTCCATTCCAGAAGGGCCCCTAGGCCAGGCCCTGGGTGTGGGTGAAAGTCTACCCTGGCTTCCACCAGGTGGGGAGTCAGGACGGCCCGGGCCCTTTACCAAAGGGGTTGGGAGCCCCGCTGGTGTGGGCCCCACCTCTGCCAGCTTGGAGACACCTGTGTGAAGGCGGCTTTTTCCTCACTGAGGACCTCACCCTCTCTCCGTGCAGCTGGCTAAGTTCTCAGAGGACACTCTCAGCAGCTACACGGAGGCTGTCTCCTCTCAGGTACAACGCTGACCTGGGATGGCTTCTCTTGCAGGTCCCTATAGCCACAACCCTGGGACTCCCCTGTTTTTGGCCTTAAAGCCTCCAATCGGGCTCTTGGAGCCCCATGTCCACCCGTTACATGTGGACATAACCTGGGCCTGTTCCCATAATGTGTGCACGCCCTGCCCTAGAGAAGTGCCTCTCCACCCCAACTTCGTGGTGCTCCCCTGGATTTCCCCCTAGAGGCCATCTCCAGGGAAATGAGGCTGAGCCCTAAATGGCCTTGCAGACTTCCTCTCTCTCACCAGGAAATGCTGCGCTGCATTTGGGGCCACTTCCTGAGGGTGCTCCGGGGGACGTCGCCAACGCTGAGCCACAGTTCCAGCCTGCTGCACAGCCTGGGCTCCGTCACGGTGAGGGTGGGCCTTGCGGGGAGGAGGCACCTGTTGTGCCCGCCCTGCTCTCTGGCTGGGCCTGGGCTGCCCACCTGCCGCTTGAGTGTCCCCTGGGCAGGGTGGGCCAATGCCAGGCTCCTTTCCTATCCCAAACGCTTTCCATGCAGGTCCTATGCTGTGTGGACAAACAGGGGATCCTGTCTTGGCCAAATCCCAGCCCAGAGACTGTACTGTTCTTCAGCGGGAAGGTGGAGCCCCCTCACAGCAGCCATGAGGACCTCACCGATGGCCTATCCACCCGCTCCTTCTGCCATCCTGAGGTAGAGGAGGAGGTACGGCCGGCTCCCATGGGCCCGACTCTGGGCCAGGCTATTTAGCCTTGGAGCCTGGCCAGGGAGGGTGAGGTTTAGGAGGGCGAAGGAGGGTTCAGCACCATTAGGATCTGCTTCTGGGCAGGTGAGGTGAAGACAAGGCAGCCAGGGGACCTACAAGTATTCTGCCTCCCCGGGCCATGGGAGCCACTGGTCCTAGCCTGTGCTCCTCATTCTCTTCAGCCCCATGAGCGAGACGCCCTCCTGGCTGGCTCCCTGAACAACGCTCTGCACCTTTCCAGCGAGCAGGAGCGTGGCGACTGGCCTGGCGAGGCTCCCAAGCCCCCCGAGCCCTACTCACACCACAGAGCGCACGGCCGCAGCAAACACCCATCTGGCTCCAACGTGAGCTTCAGCAGGGACACCGAGGGTGGCGAAGAAGAGCCCAGCAAGGTGAGAGGAGGAGGTGGCACGGGGCAGCCACGCCCTCAGCCACAGGCCGTCCTGGCCTCCCTGGCCAGCCTGGCACCACAGGGTCTGAAAGAGCAGGCGTCTCTGCCCTCCATCCCAGCACCTCCAGCCTAGGCCAGTGGCCCCCAAGGCCCTCCCCAAGTCTCTGCCGTGAAGTAGGCGGAGCCTCCCCCACCCTTCCATTCTCGTGGTCGCAATCACTGGTGTCCCTATTGGAACCTTCCAAACACACATAGCCCGGGGTTCCCTCTTAGAGATGTTCCCTGGCCACAAAAGATCCCTCAACTGTGTCCTCTTTGGTCTGGCCACCCCTCTTTTTGGCTCCTGCCAGTGTCATGAGATATATTAATACTTCCTAGAAGCAGACAGGAGCCCAAGAAGGACAGGAAGCAGATTTCAGGAGGGAGGGGAGTGGAAGAGAGTGAGCAGGAGCTCTCTCTTGGGAAGAGCGCATTTCAGGGGCAGGAGCCCTCCCCAGCCTTGGGAGGTGGGCGGAGCCAGTGCTGGCTTCCCCCGCACCCTCTCCCAGGCTGAGGCTCCTGTCCATGTTTCCCCCAGACCCAGCCCGGGATGGAGAGCGACCCCTACGAAGCAGAGGACTTTGTGTGTGACTACCACCTGGAGATGCTGAGCCTGTCCCAGGACCAGCAGAACCCCTCCTGCATCCAGTTTGATGACTCCAACTGGCAGCTGCACCTCACCTCCCTCAAACCCCTGGGCCTCAACGTGCTGCTGAATCTGTGTAATGCCAGCGTCACCGAGCGCCTGTGCCGATTCTCCGACCACCTGTGCAACATCGCCCTGCAAGAGAGCCACAGTGCCGTGCTGCCCGTGCATGTGCCCTGGGGCCTCTGCGAGCTTGCCCGCCTCATTGGTATGGGCCCCTGTGGCAGGGGATGGCTGGCTGGACCTGCCTCCTAGAAGAGGTCCAGTACTGACTCCTCATGGGACTTAATGGACCTGGCATGGCATGGCCCTAAGTTCCTGTTCCCTGCCCCGCAGGCTTCACTCCTGGGGCCAAGGAGCTCTTCAAGCAGGAGAACCACCTGGCGCTGTACCGCCTCCCCAGTGCTGAGACAATGAAGGAGACATCACTGGGGCGGCTCTCCTGTGTCACCAAGCGGCGGCCTCCCCTCAGCCACATGATCAGCCTCTTCATTAAAGACACCACCACCAGTGAGCCCTGGCTACCTCGGCCAGCATCAGGCCAAACCTTCCAGAGCTTGGCAGGGGGGCTCTACCCAACTCCACCCATTGCTAGGGAGGCCTGGGCAGATGAAAAGTAGACTGATTCCAAGTGCTCCACTGTGGCAGGGGCTGGACTTGGGGACCAGGGCTGGGATGGTGTTGACTCCAGAGGCCGGGATTGTCCAAAGGATGGGAATATGGTGTCTGCATTCCAAGCCCAGTGGCATTGCAGACCCTTGTTGATCGTGAGTCCCAGGGAGTCTCCTCCTCTGGCAGGGGCTCCTCAGCGCCCTTCTCCAGGAGGACAGTGTGTTGCCTGTCAGGTCAGAGTGAGGGCTGGGGGCTAGGTAGCAACACTCAGGGTTTGAACTCTGTTCCCCCAGGCACAGAGCAGATGCTGTCCCATGGCACCGCTGATGTGGTCTTAGAAGCCTGCACAGACTTCTGGGACGGAGCTGACATCTACCCTCTCTCGGGATCTGACAGGTGGGTGAGGAAGCATGTGCCAGCAGCAAGAGCAGTCACTCTGCCGGGGCACCTGCCCTTCACAGGCGGAACCGCTCACCTCACCTCCACCTGCTTCCCTGGCAGAAAGAAAGTGCTGGACTTCTACCAGCGAGCCTGCCTGTCTGGGTATTGCTCTGCCTTCGCCTACAAGCCCATGAACTGCGCCCTGTCCTCTCAGCTCAATGGCAAGTGCATCGAGCTGGTACAGGTGCCTGGCCAAAGCAGCATCTTCACCATGTGCGAGCTGCCCAGCACCATCCCCATCAAGCAGAGCGCCCGCCGCAGCAGCTGGAGCTCTGACGGTACCTCGTGCGTCTGTCCAGCGGGGCTGGTGCTGGGGCTCCCTTGGGCTGCAGAAGCCCAGGAGCAGGGAGGGCTTCTGTAGGGCGCTGGCACCCCCCACAGCAAAGGGTGCAGTGGCCGcagccccaggctggggtgccagTGCGGCACTCTATCCAGTGACATGGGGAGTCCCTTAGTTTCCTCCCTTATCAGCGGTGCTCACTTGGCCTGCCTCACTGGTTGGTTGTGATGCTCAAGTGGGTAACATGTATCAGTGCTTTCCTGGGAAGTCACCAAGCAGCATTCATAGAGCATTAGGCTTGGCAGAATCGGACAGGAGACCAGGTCTCTCACCCCGCCGGTGCAGAGGGGCCCAGAAGCTCCACCACACCACCCCATTCccaccagacacacacacttcCCGGGTTTTTTCAACCCAAGAGACCGTGAATTGAAGCTATTTCTGAGGGTGGGGCCGGTCCCCCAGCCCTGGAGCAGGGCTGGGCAGAAGCTGAAGCCATGCCCTGTCATGGCTCCCAGCTCGGATTCAGCCACCTGACTGATGCATACCTTTCATTGTCTTTTCTCCTGTGTCTGTCGACTCCTTCGTGTGTCTTGGCTGTGTGCATCCGTGGCTGTGTGTGGTCCCCTGGGGCCTGTGTGCTCCTTGATTTGGGCGCGGCATCTGTGTGTGTGGCCCTGGGCTGGTTCCTGGGTGTCCTGATCGGGCTGTGTCCTGTGTGTCCTGCCTGAAGAAGGGATCGGGGAGGTGCTGGAGAAGGAAGACTGCATGCAGGCCCTGAGCGGCCAGATCTTCATGGGCATGGTGTCCTCCCAGTACCAGGCCCGGCTGGACATCGTACGCCTCATCGACGGGCTCGTCAACGCCTGCATCCGCTTTGTCTACTTCTCTTTGGAGGATGAGCTCAAAAGCAAGGTGGGGAGAGCCATCCCCTCTGCCACCACTAACTCTGTCTCCCATGGGCTTTTGGACCCATATGTTCATGGCTGTCTGCCCTTCACAGGTATTTGCAGAAAAAATGGGCCTGGAGACAGGCTGGAACTGCCACATCTCCCTCACGCCCAATGGTGACATGCCTGGCTCCGAGATCCccccctccagccccagccatGCAGGCTCCCTACACGATGACCTGAATCAGGGTAAGGGCAAAGGCGTGGGGTGGGGACGGGGTGGCGGTGGGAGGATTCCCCTCCTCAGAGCCACAGCCAGGAAGAGCCTCCCAAGAGCCCTCCAGATAAATACATTCCCTTGGGAAATGGCTGTGATGTCCCTGTGGGAAACAGTAGTCAGCAGGAAGGAGTGGACACAGAGGCAGGAAATTCTCTGCCATCTGCAGGGCAAGGACAGGGCCCCAGAAGGCTGGCCCCAAGGTGAGGGAGAGGCTTTTGTCTCCACAGTGTCCCGAGACGATGCAGAAGGGCTCCTCCTCATGGAGGAGGAGGGCCACTCCGACCTCATCAGCTTCCAGCCTACAGACAGCGACATCCCCAGCTTCCTGGAGGACTCCAACCGGGTACGATGGCAGGATCTGTCTCACGTGTTCCTGTAGTGGTCCCATAGCTGGTCCAGGGGAGAGGTAGAGAGGTAGTGGGCAGGCACATGaaggggagggatggagggatgctGGTCCCCATCCTGAAGCCACCGGCATCTCTGCTTTCTCCAGGCTAAGCTGCCCCGGGGTATCCACCAAGTGCGGCCCCACCTGCAGAACATTGACAACGTGCCCCTGCTAGTGCCCCTCTTCACCGACTGCACCCCGGAGAGTGAGTGCTGTGGCCACGGGTACTTGGGCAGCCTGGTCCTTGTGGCTGAGCTCTGCCTGGGCCCAGGCACCCTGTGGGCTCTGGAGGGATGTAGGTTTTCCATGCAGGGAGTGAAGAAACCTGGGCTGGGATCAGCTGGGGAATCTTGTGGGTTGGAGTCAGAAGGGCCAATGTTCACATGATCCCGCTGCTGGGGGTGGGGTTGTTTCAAAGAGGGGCCTACCTCCCATTGCCTCCTGCTGTCCTGTCCCATGGGTCTGCCCAGCGCCCACATGGCGCTCTGCCTGCCTGACTCTTGTGCCCTCATATGCTGTCCTCAGCCATGTGTGAGATGATAAAGATCATGCAAGAGTACGGGGAGGTGACCTGCTGCCTGGGCAGCTCTGCCAACCTGCGGAACAGCTGCCTCTTCCTCCAGAGTGACATCAGGTCAGGGCGGGACCCTGGAGCCTGTGGGccagcctctacctcccacaCCAGAGGGTCAGATGGGCCTGCATGGGGCTGGGGGTGTGTACCATGGCCGACCTCACCCTGGCTGGGACCAATGCACTTGGGCACGGTGGGAGAAGAGGGTGGGGTGCCCAGTCCTGTGGGAGATGCAGCTGAAGGGTGTGTGTCTCCCACCCTGAGCAGCATTGCCCTGGATCCCCTGTACCCGTCCCGTTGCTCCTGGGAGACCTTTGGCTACGCCACCAGCACCAGCATGGCCCAGGCCTCGGATGGCCTTTCTCCCCTGCAGCTGTCAGGGCAGCTCAACAGCCTTCCCTGCTCCCTGACCTTTCGCCAGGAGGAGACCATCAGCATCATCCGGCTTATCGAACAGGTGGGTGCTTTGGCAGGCAAAGGAGGAGAGACGCAGGACCCGCCCGGGGTGGGAGTAGCAGCACAGGACCTATCTGGGGGACCTCATGCCCCAGCCCTCCGAGTGGGCTCTCCCAGGCAGTAACATTTGCCTCTGCTCCCCTCATAGAAGCATCCTGGGAGTCTGTCTCTTGGCTGAAGTGTGTCACCTGTTGGGCCTGGGAGAGGACAGGCAGACCCAGCCATAATCTGTCCCTCTTGGTCCCTAGGCTCGGCACGCCACCTATGGCATCCGTAAGTGCTTCCTCTTCCTGCTGCAGTGCCAGCTGACTCTCGTGGTCATCCAGGTGAGGTGGGGCCCGCACAGGCATCACCCCCGTGCCACTCGCCCCTTCACTCAGGGGCCAGCTGAACATCtgaggagggaggctgggggtAGCAGTACAGTCAAGGGGCCCCCAGAGCCCTGTGAAGCCCCTGGGCTTTTGGAGATGACACTCACTGGCAGAACAGTATTCCCTCCAGTCCCACTTCCCTCTGGCAGGATGTGAGCATCTATCTGGGCCTGGGGCAAGGGAGCTCAGGGGCTCCTATGCCCTTATTATTTTCCTGAATTGAACTGTGGCTCTTGGCTTCTTTCCTGGTTTAGTTCCTTTCTTGCCTGGTCCAGCTGCCGCCACTCCTGAGTACCACTGACATCCTGTGGCTGTCCTGCTTTTGCTACCCTCTGCTCAGGTGAGATGCCGTGCAGCTTCCCCACCCCCCAAGCCCAAGCTGGAGGTGTCTGGATGTCACTGTGCAGCCCTAGGAGCCCAAGGTTCTGGAACTGCTCAGGGCTCACCTCCTCTGGTACAGGAGACATAGAGGGAAccccctttgtctttttttttttttttttttttttgagatggaatctcactctgtcacccaggctggagtgcaatggtgcaatctctgctcattgcaacctccgcctcccgggctcaagtgattctcctgcctcagcctcctgagtagctgcgattataggtgcccactaccacgcctggttaatttttgtatttttagtagagttggggttttgccatgttggccaggctggttttgaactcctgacctcaaatgatctgcccgtcttggcctcccaaagtgctgggattacaggtgtgagccactgccaccCAGCCTTTGTTTTACTCCATCCCCTCGCCAGACTCGACCTCACACGCAAGACTCCCTAGAGGCTCCCTCTGTGAGAATTGAGGGACAGAGGGTCATTGTCACCATCCCTCTACGTGATCTCTGCTTTTCAGCATCTCTCTGCTGGGGAAGCCCCCCCATAGCTCCATCATGTCTATGGCAACAGGAAAAAACCTCCAGTCCATTCCCAAGAAGGTAAGCAAAGCAGACCCCATGAGCCTCGCAAGTGAGCATGGAAGGGACTGAGGgttgggggaggagagaggggctaATCTGGAAGGCTCTGGATGGGAGACTTCAGCAGAACTGGGAAGCTGGCACTTGGTTCCTAGTCTTCCCCCAGATCAAAGAGGAGGTGGCGGCACAGAGCTGGGAAAGATCCTTGCTGGGGCGTGAGCTCCCTATACCCCAGGCCTGACCATTTACTAAGAGCCTGTTGAGTACGTGGAAGAGCTAGGAGCAGCCGGCAGAGGGGCTGTGCGCCCCAGGAGTGACTGGCCTTGTTCCCCGGCAGACCCAGCACTACTTCCTGCTCTGCTTCCTGCTCAAGTTCAGCCTCACCATCAGCTCGTGCCTCATCTGCTTTGGCTTCACACTGCAGAGCTTCTGTGATAGCTCCCGGGCCCGCAACCTCACCAACTGCTCCTCCATCATGCTGACCAGGTGGGTCCCAGCCCCGGAGATCCACCCATCGCCTGCCTCGCCTCAAggcttcctccctccccttcctccctacctccctGCGGCCCCAGAGGGGCTGAGCCCATGCCTCACTTTGGCAGCAACGACGACAGGGCTCCAGCCTGGTTTGAGGACTTTGCCAACGGACTGCTGTCGGCTCAGAAGCTCACGGCCGCCCTGATTGTTCTGCACACTGGTGAGAGGGCTCCCTGGGAGGGCACAGATGATGGTGGGAGAGGAGCTCCACTATGGAAGTCTGACCCCCACATCGCCCCACTTTCCCCAGTCTTCATTTCCATCACCCATGTGCATCGCACCAAGCCCCTGTGGAGAAAGAGCCCCTTGACCAACCTCTGGTGGGCCGTGACAGTGCCTGTGGTGTGAGTATTGCTAGGATGGAGGGCAGAATGCGGGCTGGGGAGGAGAGGGGCTTCTGCAGGGCTAGGATTGGAGGGCGGGACCGGGGCCAGAGGTTTAACTGTGCCCTGCCTGAGCTAACTGCTGTACCAGGAAGCAGGCAGTGTCAGGGCTCACACGGGGCCGCTGCCTCCCACAGGCTGCTGGGTCAGGTGGTCCAGACGGCCGTGGACCTGCAGCTCTGGACGCACAGGGACAGCCATGTCCACTTTGGCCTGGAGGACGTGCCCTTGCTGACATGGCTCCTGGGCTGCCTGTCCCTGGTCCTTGTGGTGGTGACCAATGAGATCGTGAAGCTACATGAGATTCGGTGAGCTGTCAGCAGGGCGCCTCCCTCTGGGCTCAGGCGTGTTCCCTAAACCAGTCACTCCCTTGGCGACACTCCCCCACCTTTCCGCTGCccatccctcccttctcctctgttGTCCTGCCCTGGCCCCTGGTCTAAGGATCATTGCCAACCTGTACTTTAATTTCCTGCCCCACCAGGGTCCGAGTCCGCTACCAGAAGCGACAGAAGCTGCAGTTTGAAACTAAGCTGGGCATGAACTCTCCCTTCTGAGCCACTGGCTGTGGTGGCCGTAGTTGCCCCCATCCCTGGGGCTAAAGCCAGACCCATTTCTGAACAGGGGAGTTGGTATCATGAATGTTTCCGGGTTTGCTGCACCCGTGGCACTGGAAGCCCAGCTCCCCGTGTCAGACCCCGCTGTCTTCCTGGGCCCTGGGGCTCACTGTGGAGGAGCTGACGGCTTGGGCCCTTGGCCAGTCCTGGCTCTTCTCTGGGCCTCACCAGGGACACTCTTGAATGTATGGCCTCAGGCGCTCCCTAGAGGGGCCCTCAACCCCCTTACCTGTGGGCTGTCCCCTTGGGGATCCCCTGCCCCCTTGGGGATCCCTTGCCCCCCAGTGCCTCTGCTTGTGGGTCCCTGGACATGGCCTTGAAGCGAACCTTCTTTGGAGAAGCAACAGCAGCAGCCTTGGCCAACGCGTCCAACTCCCAAGGCTGCCGTGGAGGGCAgggtggtggtgcttgcctggaTGTGGCCCCGAgtgcctcccctccctccctctgcggGGGAGTCTCCCGCCTGAACCTGAAGACGGAGCAGGGCCCCGCTTCGCCCTGGAGcctcttcctgtgcctggctcaagCTGGCTGCCTGTCAGTCTCGGGGAATCTGGCCCAGGTCTCCTCAGCCTCTGCCCCAGTTCTGGGAGAAGTTTCTACTAGTGTATATTTTTTACTGGAAATGAGCCTTTTAGGAATGAATGTAGACTGGTTTGTATTAAAATGTGTCAATTGCTAAGAAACACCTGTGGCTGGTCTGTAAGGCCACTGCAGGGTCTGCCCACCCATGGCGGTGGCTGGCAAAGGGAGGCCTCAGCCTTCCTCCATCTACGCTGGTGGGTCCCTCAGGTCTGGCTCAGGCGAGACCCCTGGGGTCAGGGGTCCCCATGTCACAGAGGCAAACACACAGCCCAGTCACGTGGAATGGTGTTTTCATTGGTGTTAGTTGGGGGAAGAGGTTAATGGTTACAGAGCCAGGGCCTGGGCCAACGGGGTCAGGCTCTCCCTGCCCTCAGGTGGGCAGCCGGGGCTCCTGCTATGGTCCGAAGCCCCTCCCCCATTGTGTCCTCTCAGGCAGTTAATAGATAGaataaattccatttaaaatatatgcatttctctctgcttaaaaaataacatttacaatTGAAAAGTTAGGACTTGTGGGATCTGTTAACCCCACTGCCTCCCACCCCTGCTAGCTCTGCCTCAGTGAGGGAAGGCGGGGGCAGGAGCTGCCTGGGCACCACCGCTGTGTATTTACATGTCCTCTGTACACCTACGGAGAGGGGGCCCGGCCAGACACatgcctcctccagcctctcagGGCCTGGGCAGGATGGTGGGTGGCAAGAGGCATTCCCTTGGCACAACAACTTGGGACACAGGCTGGGGGGTACAGAGAAAGCACCCCTAGAGCCCCATCCCCGCTTCCTCCCTGAGGAGAGAGCTCTTACCAGGGTCCCTGTCCAGGAGCAGGGCTGTCGGTCAGATCACCCTGGGAGGGGCTTGGCTGAGATGCAGCGGAGGCCCCTCGCTAGTCAGGTTCTGAGAAGCTGGGCTGCCCCACGAGAGCTGCGGTGCCCACAGCCGCTGGCTTGGAGTGGGAAGGGGCCCTGCTAGGAGGGGCGCTTCAGCCTGACCAGCCTTTGGCCCATCCCTAGGGTGGCAGGGGCCTCTTTTGTGCTGGGGCAAAGGCAGTGGACTTCGGCAGGTCACAGTGGGCACTGCTGGAGGGCTCAGTCCAGCATGGCGTCCAGCTGGTCAGCCAGGGCATCGAACATGGTGCTGATGTCATCCAGAATGTGCTTGGTGGAGGCACTGGGGGCGCTGCAGCAAGGGGAAGGATGTGGTCAGATTAGCCACTGGCCTGTACCCCACTGGCCCTGGGGCAGGGAGCTGTCATAGCTcccagaggctcagagaggcaaggGACTGGCCAGGCTCATGTGCCTCCTAAATGGCAGCCACCAAGATTCCCTTATCTGGGTGAGTCCAACACCTGGCCTCTTATCCCATTAGTGCCTGCAGTGTCCCCCTCCAACATCCCCATGGTCCCTGGGCAGAGGATGCAGGGAGCGCCGTTTCTCCGcagccttctctccctccccatccGGCCCCCCTCACCCCTCTTGCTCCTCCGTGCCAATGCTCTTCTCTGCGGCTCTCAGTGCAGCTGCCAGCGACGAGCTGGTCTGCTCTAGTCTCTGCTGGGCCTGGCCTGGGCCCACAGTCCCAGTGCTCTCAGGCCGTGGAGGAGGCACCGGGCGGGGGCCGAGCCGGGACGCTAGCTTAGGGCCAGAAAATGCCAGCTGGGTGCAGGCCACTGACACAGGCTTGGGGGCTGTTCCTGCAGAGACAAAATGGTTGGCCTGGGACTTGGCTGAGCCAGACATAACCCTGCCAGCAGTGCCTCTCCCACAGGCCTCCCCTCTTACCTGCTCCGGGCACCTTGAGGAGGGCGGCAGGGGCGGCCGGGGGTTCTGTCTCCCCATTCCACCGACTAGCAGCTGAGCTTTCCAGACCTGGCCCTGGGCAGGGTGGCACTGGAGGCTGCGTGGCAGGGCTGGGAGCAAGGGGGGTTGGAACTCCTTGGGCTGGAAGGCTGCTGGGCTCAGGCTGGGGAGGGCTAGAAGCTAAAGGAGACTCGCCAGGAGTTGGGGAAGGCAGGGGGGCAGCGGGGTCAGGCGTGGCGCTGGCCACTCCGAAGGCCAGCAATGCGGTCTGCAGCGGCTCTCTCTCGCGGCACTTGGGCCTCCGCTTAACAGTGTCTGATTCCGTGAGGTTGAAATCAAGGCCAGAAGGCACGGGTGTCTCTCGGGGCGGGGGACCAGCGGGCTTCGGGCGCTGTTTGATGGTCAGGTTCCCTTCCTCTGCAAACGGCAGCCCTTCCCCGGAGCTGCCCCGAGATGGGGGCATCCCCTCGGGGCctggctcctcctcctctgtgtctgaTGCAGGCCCAGCTGCGGCAGGTGGGCCAGTGGGCTCTGAGGGGCCAGCGGGTTCACTCAGTGTTCGCCTTCGGGGCCCTGTGGCCCCTTCCTTGGGCCCTGGGCTCCCATCTAGTGGAGGTGGCTCCGGGCTGGGGCCAGAGACGGAGCTGAGGcgtttggggggtgggggcggggggcctTTGCGCCGGGCCCGCAGGGCGAAGGACTGACTGCGAGGAGTCCCCCGAGCTGGAGTTGGGGTCACGCTAGGACTGGTCCGGACAAGGGCGCTTCGTCCTGGCCGCCGGGTAAGGGTAGCATAACTGCCCAGGGCGCTGCCCACCGGCCCTTCGGCCTCCCCTTCAGCATCCCCCTCCGTGGGGCCAGGGCGGCTTAGGCTGTGGGACCGGCGTTTAGGTCGAGGCGGGTCTGGGGGAGTGGCAGGGGGCCCAGCCAAATAGGAGAAGGCCCAGGGTGCGCCAGGAGGTGGGGCCCCTCCTGGGGCCGGGCTGGAGGGTGAGGCCTGGGGGTACATAAAAACATAGGGTGGGGGTCCTTGGCCAGGAAGTGAGGAACAAAGCTTAGGGGGCCGCTCTGTGCCCTCTGGAAGGTTCCTCTCCTGGGGGTTGCTGGGATCTCCACTGCTGGGCTGTGGGGCAGGCGGTTCCTGTGAGTGGCCAGACCCCCGTGAGCGTGCCCCGATGCTCTCCTGGCTGGGAGAGCGGGCAGGTGGAAGGGGGAGTGGTTCAGGGCCACCCCCTGCCATGGCCGCTTGTAGCTCTGGGCTTAGTTCGCTGCCCTGGAAGGTGAGGAGCCGTGGGCCAGTCGTAGCTGGGCCTTCCCCGTTCTCCAGCCCCTCGATGGCCATCAGCTCCGGACCCTTGGCCAGCCGGCGCCCGCCTTCGCTGAGGGCCTCCCCCTGCAGCAGGCCCCGCCGAAGCTCTGCCAGTCGCTTCACCCCCAGCATGAGCTTCTTCTGATGCCCTGACATGGGGGACGGAAGTGGCAAGGTTAGCTGGGGCTGGGGTTGTCCTGGTCACCGCTGGGTCCCATTCTCTCTCCTCTTGGAGATCCCGGAGGCAGGTGGGGGCCCAGCCGGGCCTCAGGGCAGTCCTTACCGAGCTTGTTGACCCCAATCTCCTGCAGCTCCTCCCAGGTGAGGTCGGCCACCAGCCCCATGGAGTCATAGCCACTGCTCACCAGCTGCTTGTGGTACTGCGGCAGCCCCAGTGCACACAGCCACTCCAGCAGGTCCGTCTGGAAGAACACCGTCCTCAGAACAGCTCCCAGCCAGCCTCTGCCCCCAGCCAGAGGGGAAAAGGCACCGCAAAGCCACAGCTGAGGGTGACAGCACATGCCCCACTCCCCAGTCACCCTTGATGGCTCACTG
Protein-coding sequences here:
- the LOC105469161 gene encoding caskin-2 isoform X2, producing the protein MGQVLSCMPRELLGSTKRLNVNYQDADGFSALHHAALGGSLELIALLLEAQATVDIKDSNGMRPLHYAAWQGRLEPVRLLLRASAAVNAASLDGQIPLHLAAQYGHYEVSEMLLQHQSNPCLVNKAKKTPLDLACEFGRLKVAQLLLNSHLCVALLEGEAKDPCDPNYTTPLHLAAKNGHREVIRQLLRAGIEINRQTKTGTALHEAALYGKTEVVRLLLEGGVDVNIRNTYNQTALDIVNQFTTSQASREIKQLLREASGILKVRALKDFWNLHDPTALNVRAGDVITVLEQHPDGRWKGHIHESQRGTDRIGYFPPGIVEVVSKRVGIPAARLPSAPAPLRPGFSRTPQPPAEEPPHPLTYSQLPRVGLSPDSPAGDRNSVGSEGSVGSIRSAGSGQSSEGTNGHGPGLLIENAQPLPSAGEDQVLPGLHPPSLADNLSHHPLTNCRSGEQIFTQDVRPEQLLEGKDAQAIHNWLSEFQLEGYTAHFLQAGYDVPTISRMTPEDLTAIGVTKPGHRKKIASEIAQLSIAEWLPSYIPTDLLEWLCALGLPQYHKQLVSSGYDSMGLVADLTWEELQEIGVNKLGHQKKLMLGVKRLAELRRGLLQGEALSEGGRRLAKGPELMAIEGLENGEGPATTGPRLLTFQGSELSPELQAAMAGGGPEPLPLPPARSPSQESIGARSRGSGHSQEPPAPQPSSGDPSNPQERNLPEGTERPPKLCSSLPGQGPPPYVFMYPQASPSSPAPGGAPPPGAPWAFSYLAGPPATPPDPPRPKRRSHSLSRPGPTEGDAEGEAEGPVGSALGSYATLTRRPGRSALVRTSPSVTPTPARGTPRSQSFALRARRKGPPPPPPKRLSSVSGPSPEPPPLDGSPGPKEGATGPRRRTLSEPAGPSEPTGPPAAAGPASDTEEEEPGPEGMPPSRGSSGEGLPFAEEGNLTIKQRPKPAGPPPRETPVPSGLDFNLTESDTVKRRPKCREREPLQTALLAFGVASATPDPAAPLPSPTPGESPLASSPPQPEPSSLPAQGVPTPLAPSPATQPPVPPCPGPGLESSAASRWNGETEPPAAPAALLKVPGAGTAPKPVSVACTQLAFSGPKLASRLGPRPVPPPRPESTGTVGPGQAQQRLEQTSSSLAAALRAAEKSIGTEEQEGAPSASTKHILDDISTMFDALADQLDAMLD